CCCTCCGGCCACAGCGGTTCGTCCGGCACGGCGCCCTTCCCCTCGATGAGTCCGTCGGTGAACAGCAGCAGCGCCCAGCCGGGGTCGAGGCGCAGCGACTCGGCCTCCCACGCGGCGTCGTCGGAGATGCCCAGCGGCAGCCCGATCAGCGGCTCCACCTGCGCGGGCGGGTGCAGCGACACGGGGGCCGGATGGCCGGCGAGGCGGACCAGCGCGTCGCCGGACGCCTCGATGAGGACCGTGCAGACCGTGGTGAACAGCGTCGGGTCGTGGCGCTCGCTGACCAGGACCTGCTGCAGCTTGGGCAGCACCTGCGGCTCGTCGACGCCCGCGAGCACCAGAGCCCGCCACGACACCCGCAGCAGCGCACCGAGCGCCGCCTCGTCGGGGCCGTGGCCGCAGACGTCGCCGATGATCGCGTGGACGGTGCCGTCCGGGCCGCGGACGGCGTCGTAGAAGTCGCCGCCGAGCACCGCGCGGGCGCGCCCGGACCGGTAGAACGACCGCGCGCGGACGGGGCTGCCCGCCAGCAGCGGCGTCGGGAGCAGGCCGCGTTCCAGGCGCGTGGCCTCCGCGGCGACCAGCCGCTCCTCGCGCAGGCGCAGCGCGCTGGTCTCGGCGCGGCGGCGCTCCACGGCGTAGCGGATCGCGCGGATCAGCACCGGGCCGTCGACCTTGCCCTTGACCAGGTAGTCCTGTGCCCCGGCCGCGACGGCGGCGACACCGAGGTGCTCGTCGTCGAGTCCGGTGAGCACGCAGACCGCGGCGCCGGGATCGGACCGCAGGATGGCATGCAGGCCCTCCAGCCCGTTCGTGCCGGGGAGGTTGAGGTCGAGCAGGACGCACTCGCAGTCGGCCAGCAGCTCACCGTCGGCGACCTCGGCCAGCGAGACCGCGACCGTCAGGCGCAGGTCCGGATCGACCTCGGCCAGCAGCTCACCCACGAGGAAGGCGTCGCCGGGGTCGTCCTCGACCAGGAGTACCGCTCGCCCGCCCACCTAGCTGCCGACCGCCGCACCCAGAACGGAGGTGAACAGCACGAGACCGTCGTCGGACGGACCCGTCAGGGGGTCGATGGCGTGCTCGGGGTGCGGCATCAGGCCGACCACCCGCCCGTCAGCCGAGGAGATGCCCGCGATGTCGGCGAGTGCACCGTTGGGGTTGCCGCCGAGGTAGCGGAACGTGACCCGCCCCTCCCCCTCCAGCCGCGCGACCGTCTCGGCGTCGGCGACGAACCTGCCCTCGCCCGACTTGAGCGGCACCAGGACCTCCTGGCCCGCCGTGGCGGCCCCGGTCCACGCGGTGGCGGTCGACTCGATCCGCAGCCGCTGGTCGCGGCAGACGAAGTGCAGCCCGGAGTTGCGGACGAGCGCCCCCGGCAGCAGCCCCGCCTCGCACAGGATCTGGAAGCCGTTGCAGATGCCGAGCACCGGCAGCCCGCGCCCGGCAGCCGCCTTCACCTCGGCCATGATCGGCGCGAGGCTCGCGATGGCGCCGGCGCGCAGGTAGTCGCCGTAGGAGAAGCCGCCGGGGACGACGACCGCGTCCACGCCCAGCAGGTCGTGGTCGGCGTGCCACAGCGCCACCGGCTCGGCGCCCGCGTAGCGCACCGCGCGGGCCGCGTCGACGTCGTCGAGGGTGCCGGGGAAGGTGATGACCCCGATCCTCACTTGCGCGTCACCACCCAGTCCTCGATCACCGGGTTGGCGAGCAGCTCGCCGGCGATGCGGTGCAGGGTCGCGTCGTCGATCGCGTCGTCGACGTCGAGCTCGAAGTGCTTGCCCTGCCGCACCTCGGCCACGCCCGCCACGCCGATGCGGCCCAGCGCCCGCGTGACGGCCTGACCCTGCACGTCGAGGATCTCCGGCTTGGGCATCACGTCCACCACAACTCTGGCCACGGACCAGAGCCTACGGCCCTCCTCAGTCGAGGAACGCGGCGAGCATCGGCAGCAGCAGGTCGACCCGTCGCGGGGCCTGCATGTGGGTGGTCCCGGGCAGGATCGCGAGCTGCGACCCGGGGATCAGCTCCTGCATCAGCGCACCGTGCGCGGGCACGGTGAAGTCGCGGTCGCCGATCACGATCAGCGTGGGCGCGGTGACGGCCGCGAGCTGCTCGTCGGTCCAGCCCGTCCAGCCCTTGACGGTGCCCATCGTGCGGCCGGGCAGCGCGTCGAACTGCTCGGGGTGCGGGGACAGGCGGGCGTAGGCCTCGGCCATGTCGGCGAAGTCCTGCGCCGTCGGCATGATCGGGGAGGTGGCGTAGGTGCTCGGGTCGGCCAGGTCGGGGTGCGCCCCGTCGGGCCGCACGCTGGCCGAGATCGGCACGACCGAGAGCAGCCGGTCGGGGTGGCTCACCGCGAGCTCGAGCGCCGTGCCGCCGCCCATGCTGTGGCCCATCACGTGGGCGCGGTCGATGCCGAGGTGGTCGAGCAGCGCGACGACGTCACCCGCCAGGGCCGCGTAGCTCATGTCCCGGTCGATGTCGGCGGTGCGGCCGTGGGCCTGGAACTCCACCGCGATCACCCGGTGCCTCTGCGCGAGCGTCGGGATGCTGTCGGCCCAGGTCAGGTCGATGGTCATGACGCCGCCGTGCAGCAGCACCAGCGGCGTGCCCGCGTCGCCGTGGATCTCGTAGTACATGTGCAGGCCGTTCACGTCGGCGTATCCGTTGCTCATGCCCTTCAGACGCCGGCGGTGCCCCGGACTCATCGGCTCTGCGCGAACTCCCTCGACCGGGTCCGGCCGCGCCGCTGTACTGCCGGTATGGGCAGCTGGCTGGTTCTGGGCGGTACGCGGTTCCTCTCGCGCGCGGTGGCGGCCGAGGCCGTCGCGCGGGGGCACGAGGTGACGTGCGTGGCGCGCGGGGAGTCCGGGCCGGTGCCCGAGGGGGCGGCGCTCGTCGTCGCGGACCGGGACGTGCCCGGCGCGCTGGACCCCCTGCGCGGGCGGCGGTTCGACGCGGTGGTCGACGTGGCCACGATGTCGTTCCCCTGGGTGCGCGACGCGCTCGCCGTGATCGACGCCGACCACTGGACGTTCGTCTCGACGATCAGCGTCTACGCCGACACCGCGACGCCGGGCCAGGGCGTCGACGCGCCGCTGCTCGACCCGCTGGAGGGCGGCGGCCCGGCCGACGGCCCGGAGGTCTACGGGGCGGTCAAGGTGGCCTCGGAGGACGCCGTGCGGGCCGGGCACCCCCGTCCGCTCGTGGTGCGGGCGGGCCTGATCTGCGGGCCCGGCGACCGCAGCGACCGCTTCGGCTACTGGCCGGCCCGGTTCGCCCGCGGCGGCCCCACCGTCGTCCCGGACGCCCGTGACCAGCCGGCGCAGATCGTCGACGTGCGGGACCTCGCCGCGTGGATCGTCTCGTCCGGGGAGCGCGGGCTGACCGGGACGTTCGACGGCAGCGGCCCGCGCACGACCCTCGGCGCGGTGCTCGACGAGATCGCGGCGGCGGTGGGTGCCCCCGACCTGGTCCCGGTGCCGCTCGCCCCCGCCGCGCTGGAGGCCGCCGGGGTGTCCCCGTGGGCGGGGCCGCGCTCGCTGCCCCTGTGGCTGCCCGACTCCCACGTCGGCATCGCGGCCCGCGACACGTCCCCCGCCGCGGAGGCGGGCCTGGTGTGCCGCCCGGTCGCCGACACCGCCCGCGCCGCGCTGGAGCACGAGCGCACCCTCGACCCGGCCCGCGCCCGCGGCGCGGGCCTCGCCCCGGACGACGAGCGGGCCCTCCTCCCCGACCCCCCGCCCTGACCCGCCGGTGGCAGGGTGGCGGTCGTGCAGATCACCCACTACGGCCACTCGTGCGTGCTGCTCGACACCGGCGCCGCGCGACTCCTGATCGACCCCGGCACGTTCTCGGCCGGGTTCGAGTCCCTGACCGGGCTCGACGCCGTCCTCGTCACCCACCAGCACCCCGACCACCTCGACCTCGACCGCCTCGCCCCCCTGCTGCGCGCCAACCCCGGCGCCCGGCTGGTCGTCGACACCGGCACGGCGGGTGACCTCGCCGGGACCGACCACGAGGTGACCACCCCCGGAGCGGCGCTGGAGGTGGCCGGCGCCCGGATCGAGGTCCTCGGCGGCGAGCACGCGGTGATCCACCCGGACATCCCGGTGATCCCCAACAACGCCTACCTCGTCGACGGCACCCACCTGCACCCCGGTGACGCGTTCCCCGCCGTTCCCGTCCCGGTGGACGTGCTCCTGCTGCCCACCGCGGCACCGTGGCTGAAGGCGTCGGAGTGCGTCGACTACCTCCGCGCGGTCGCCCCCCGCACCGCCGTGCCGATCCACCAGGGCCTGCTGGCCCGGCCGCAGGTGTTCTACGGCCTGTTCACCGGTCTCGCCCCCGAGGGCACGGCGCTCCGGGTCCTGGACGAGGGCGAGCCCACCACCTTGTGACGCGCCCCGCGCGTCAGGCGGCGACCACGGACGCCGGGAGGCGGTAGGTCACCGGGGTCGCACCGAGGGCGAGGGCCCGGTCGACCGCCGCCAGCGCCGCCTCGACGCGCGCCGGTCGCCTCAGGTCCTTGGCCCGGACGTTGATCCGGACGACCCCGCCGCGCCGGGCCGTCCGGGCGACCTCGGCCAGCAGCACCCGGCCGCGCCAGGACTCCGCGGCCCGTGCGTCGTCGGCGACGGGGCGCCGCTCCGCCGAGGCCCGGAACCCGAGCACCCGGGCGCGGGCCGAGCCGGGGCCGTCGAGGCGGTGCACCCCGTTCTCGTCGGCGTACGCCGTGAAGCCCTGGTCGCGCAGCGCGTCGACGGTCCCCGCCGAGGCGATCCAGCGGGGCGGGACGAACAGGTCGGTGCGCAGGTCGACCGCCCCGAGGGTGCGCCGGGCCGCGCGCAGCCGCAGCCCGGCCTCGTGCCGCGGCAGCGCGGCGAACTCGGCGCGGCGACCGACCCGGGTGGGTCCGGAGCTGTGGTCGAAGCCGTGCAGCACGATCGCGTCGCCGCGGTCCCGGCGGCCGTGCAGCCACGTCACCAGCGGCGACGCGGCGAGGCCCTCCTCGAACGGCCCGGGCCGGAACAGCTGCGACAGCGCCACCCCGCGGGCGTCGAGGGCGTCGGCGAACTCCGCGCCGCGGGGCAGGGAGTCGTCGGTCAGACCGGACAGCGAGACGATCAGGCGGGCCACGCCGCCATGAACGCACGCCCGGGTGAACGCCGACCGACGCCGCGCGGACGGGCGCCGGTCAGGACCAGGTCCGTCCGGTGAGCCGCTCGTAGACCTCGACGTACCGGGCCCGGGTGGCGTCGACGACCTCGGCGGGCACCTCGGGCCCGGGCGGGGTGCGGTCCCAGTCGAGACCGGCCGACCAGTCGCGCACGAACTGCTTGTCGAAGGAGAACTGCGGCCCGCCCGGCGCCCACCGGTCGGCGGGCCAGTAGCGCGACGAGTCCGAGGTCAGCACCTCGTCGGCCAGCACGACCTCCCCCGACGGGTCGAGGCCGAACTCCAGCTTCGTGTCGGCGACGAGCAGCCCCTGCGCGGCGGCCGTCTCCGCCCCGCGCGCGTAGACGGCGAGGGTCAGGTCGCGCACCTGCGCGGCCCGGTCGGCCCCGATCAGCGCCTCGACCTCGGCGAACGACATGAACTCGTCGTGCTCCCCGACGGGCGCCTTGGTGGTCGGGGTGAAGATCGGCGACGGCAGCTTCGAGCCCTCGACGAGCCCCGGCGGCAGCTCCACCCCGGACACCGACCCGTGCCGCTGGTACTCCTTGAGCCCCAGCCCGGCCAGGTACCCGCGCGCGATGCACTCGACGGGCAGCATCTCCAGGCGGCGGCAGCGCACCGCGCGCCCGGCGAACTCGGCCGGCACGTCGGTCGCCGAGATCACGTGGTGCGGCACCAGGTCGCTGAGCTGCTCGAACCACCACAGCGACAGCTGGGTCAGCAGCGCGCCCTTGTCCGGTACGGGTGTGGGCAGGACGACGTCGTAGATCGAGAGCCGGTCGGAG
This sequence is a window from Pseudonocardia petroleophila. Protein-coding genes within it:
- a CDS encoding epimerase, whose translation is MGSWLVLGGTRFLSRAVAAEAVARGHEVTCVARGESGPVPEGAALVVADRDVPGALDPLRGRRFDAVVDVATMSFPWVRDALAVIDADHWTFVSTISVYADTATPGQGVDAPLLDPLEGGGPADGPEVYGAVKVASEDAVRAGHPRPLVVRAGLICGPGDRSDRFGYWPARFARGGPTVVPDARDQPAQIVDVRDLAAWIVSSGERGLTGTFDGSGPRTTLGAVLDEIAAAVGAPDLVPVPLAPAALEAAGVSPWAGPRSLPLWLPDSHVGIAARDTSPAAEAGLVCRPVADTARAALEHERTLDPARARGAGLAPDDERALLPDPPP
- the purQ gene encoding phosphoribosylformylglycinamidine synthase subunit PurQ, which encodes MRIGVITFPGTLDDVDAARAVRYAGAEPVALWHADHDLLGVDAVVVPGGFSYGDYLRAGAIASLAPIMAEVKAAAGRGLPVLGICNGFQILCEAGLLPGALVRNSGLHFVCRDQRLRIESTATAWTGAATAGQEVLVPLKSGEGRFVADAETVARLEGEGRVTFRYLGGNPNGALADIAGISSADGRVVGLMPHPEHAIDPLTGPSDDGLVLFTSVLGAAVGS
- a CDS encoding phosphoribosylaminoimidazolesuccinocarboxamide synthase, which gives rise to MNLLHSGKVRDVYADGDDLVLVASDRLSIYDVVLPTPVPDKGALLTQLSLWWFEQLSDLVPHHVISATDVPAEFAGRAVRCRRLEMLPVECIARGYLAGLGLKEYQRHGSVSGVELPPGLVEGSKLPSPIFTPTTKAPVGEHDEFMSFAEVEALIGADRAAQVRDLTLAVYARGAETAAAQGLLVADTKLEFGLDPSGEVVLADEVLTSDSSRYWPADRWAPGGPQFSFDKQFVRDWSAGLDWDRTPPGPEVPAEVVDATRARYVEVYERLTGRTWS
- a CDS encoding DUF2334 domain-containing protein, whose protein sequence is MARLIVSLSGLTDDSLPRGAEFADALDARGVALSQLFRPGPFEEGLAASPLVTWLHGRRDRGDAIVLHGFDHSSGPTRVGRRAEFAALPRHEAGLRLRAARRTLGAVDLRTDLFVPPRWIASAGTVDALRDQGFTAYADENGVHRLDGPGSARARVLGFRASAERRPVADDARAAESWRGRVLLAEVARTARRGGVVRINVRAKDLRRPARVEAALAAVDRALALGATPVTYRLPASVVAA
- a CDS encoding MBL fold metallo-hydrolase, producing the protein MQITHYGHSCVLLDTGAARLLIDPGTFSAGFESLTGLDAVLVTHQHPDHLDLDRLAPLLRANPGARLVVDTGTAGDLAGTDHEVTTPGAALEVAGARIEVLGGEHAVIHPDIPVIPNNAYLVDGTHLHPGDAFPAVPVPVDVLLLPTAAPWLKASECVDYLRAVAPRTAVPIHQGLLARPQVFYGLFTGLAPEGTALRVLDEGEPTTL
- a CDS encoding alpha/beta fold hydrolase; translation: MSNGYADVNGLHMYYEIHGDAGTPLVLLHGGVMTIDLTWADSIPTLAQRHRVIAVEFQAHGRTADIDRDMSYAALAGDVVALLDHLGIDRAHVMGHSMGGGTALELAVSHPDRLLSVVPISASVRPDGAHPDLADPSTYATSPIMPTAQDFADMAEAYARLSPHPEQFDALPGRTMGTVKGWTGWTDEQLAAVTAPTLIVIGDRDFTVPAHGALMQELIPGSQLAILPGTTHMQAPRRVDLLLPMLAAFLD
- the purS gene encoding phosphoribosylformylglycinamidine synthase subunit PurS, producing the protein MARVVVDVMPKPEILDVQGQAVTRALGRIGVAGVAEVRQGKHFELDVDDAIDDATLHRIAGELLANPVIEDWVVTRK
- a CDS encoding PP2C family protein-serine/threonine phosphatase, encoding MGGRAVLLVEDDPGDAFLVGELLAEVDPDLRLTVAVSLAEVADGELLADCECVLLDLNLPGTNGLEGLHAILRSDPGAAVCVLTGLDDEHLGVAAVAAGAQDYLVKGKVDGPVLIRAIRYAVERRRAETSALRLREERLVAAEATRLERGLLPTPLLAGSPVRARSFYRSGRARAVLGGDFYDAVRGPDGTVHAIIGDVCGHGPDEAALGALLRVSWRALVLAGVDEPQVLPKLQQVLVSERHDPTLFTTVCTVLIEASGDALVRLAGHPAPVSLHPPAQVEPLIGLPLGISDDAAWEAESLRLDPGWALLLFTDGLIEGKGAVPDEPLWPEGLIELLVDEAGTPADDLPARLVERVQTLNGGPLSDDVAILLLTAAGP